Proteins encoded by one window of Pseudomonas tructae:
- a CDS encoding cupin domain-containing protein, protein MFSRLVLAATFASLSITSAWASEPQPGKVSVVFDRALPNVPGKSMKGVLVEYAPGGASPAHLHPKSAFIYATVLEGAVRSKVGDGPEKVYQAGEHFVEEPGAFHAVSANASSTEPARLLAVFVLDSSEQELVKPVSK, encoded by the coding sequence ATGTTTAGCCGATTGGTTCTCGCCGCAACCTTTGCCAGCCTGTCGATCACCAGCGCATGGGCTAGCGAACCGCAACCGGGCAAGGTCAGCGTAGTGTTCGACCGCGCCCTGCCCAACGTGCCGGGCAAGAGCATGAAGGGTGTGCTGGTGGAGTACGCGCCCGGCGGCGCATCACCGGCGCACCTGCATCCGAAGTCGGCGTTCATCTATGCCACGGTGCTCGAAGGCGCGGTGCGCAGCAAGGTCGGCGACGGCCCCGAGAAGGTCTACCAGGCCGGGGAACACTTCGTCGAGGAGCCAGGCGCCTTCCATGCAGTCAGCGCCAACGCCAGCAGCACCGAACCGGCCCGCCTGCTGGCGGTGTTCGTCCTCGACAGCAGCGAGCAGGAACTGGTCAAGCCGGTCAGCAAGTAA
- a CDS encoding LysR substrate-binding domain-containing protein: protein MESLSGILAFVKTAESLSFISAARALGISASAVGKNVARLESALKVRLFQRSTRKVSLTVEGELFYERCRKILDDLQDAQAMLSHAVEVPRGRLRVSLPTIGYRFLLPLLPAFRTAYPEIELEMDCNDHLVDLIDQGFDVVIRSGGLPDSKLMSRKLGPFRFVLCAAPAYLERRGRPQTLFELEAHDCLRYRFVTTGKIMDWTLSADPEVTRLRLPCALTLNNMEAILMAARDGHGIAYMPDFLVHDAVSAGALETLLDACTQEQGQFWALWPSNRHLSPKIRVFVDFISEHLFKDQP, encoded by the coding sequence ATGGAGAGCCTGAGCGGCATTCTTGCATTTGTGAAAACCGCCGAGTCCCTGAGTTTCATCAGCGCGGCGCGGGCGCTGGGTATCTCGGCCTCAGCCGTCGGCAAGAATGTGGCCAGGCTCGAAAGCGCCCTGAAGGTGCGTCTGTTCCAGCGCAGCACCCGTAAGGTCAGCCTTACGGTCGAGGGCGAACTGTTCTATGAGCGCTGTCGCAAAATCCTCGATGACCTGCAGGATGCGCAGGCCATGCTTTCCCACGCGGTAGAGGTGCCGCGGGGCCGTTTGCGCGTCAGTTTGCCGACCATCGGCTACCGTTTCCTGCTGCCGTTGCTGCCGGCCTTTCGCACGGCCTACCCGGAAATCGAGCTGGAGATGGATTGCAACGACCACCTGGTCGATCTGATTGACCAGGGTTTCGATGTGGTCATCCGCAGCGGCGGGCTGCCCGACTCCAAGCTGATGTCACGCAAGCTTGGGCCCTTTCGTTTTGTCCTGTGCGCAGCGCCCGCCTACCTTGAGCGCAGGGGCAGGCCGCAGACCCTGTTCGAGCTGGAGGCGCATGACTGCTTGCGCTATCGCTTCGTTACCACTGGCAAGATCATGGACTGGACTCTGAGTGCCGACCCCGAGGTCACTCGGCTGCGCCTGCCCTGCGCACTGACCCTGAACAACATGGAGGCGATTCTGATGGCTGCGCGCGATGGTCACGGTATTGCCTATATGCCGGACTTTCTGGTCCATGACGCAGTTAGTGCCGGGGCGCTGGAAACCTTGCTTGATGCCTGCACCCAGGAGCAAGGGCAATTCTGGGCGCTTTGGCCGTCTAACCGTCACCTGTCACCGAAGATCCGGGTATTCGTCGACTTCATCAGCGAACACCTGTTCAAGGACCAGCCTTGA
- a CDS encoding SDR family oxidoreductase, with amino-acid sequence MKIVVIGGTGLIGSKLVNNLRERGHDAVAASPNTGVNSITREGLAEALDGAQVVVDVANAPSWEDQAVLAFFETSTRNLLAAEAAAGVGHHVALSIVGSERLPANGYFRAKLAQENLIKASGQPFTLLRATQFFEFVGGIAQAAVVGEEVRLSPALIQPIASDDVAAALTDVALAAPLNATAEVAGPEALPLDELVRRFFRATHDTRKVVPDVHARYFGDVLDDQSLTPGSHPRLGALRFEDWLAQSTAQAPR; translated from the coding sequence ATGAAAATCGTCGTCATCGGAGGCACCGGCCTCATCGGATCGAAACTGGTGAACAACTTGCGCGAGCGCGGCCATGACGCCGTCGCCGCCTCGCCCAACACCGGGGTCAACAGCATCACCCGCGAAGGCCTGGCCGAGGCGCTGGATGGCGCCCAGGTGGTGGTCGATGTGGCCAATGCACCGTCGTGGGAAGACCAGGCCGTGCTGGCGTTCTTCGAAACCTCCACCCGCAACCTGCTGGCCGCCGAAGCCGCTGCCGGGGTCGGCCACCATGTGGCGCTGTCGATTGTCGGCAGCGAGCGGCTGCCGGCCAACGGCTACTTCCGCGCCAAGCTCGCCCAGGAGAACCTGATCAAGGCGTCAGGCCAGCCCTTTACCCTGCTGCGTGCCACGCAGTTCTTCGAGTTTGTCGGCGGCATCGCCCAGGCGGCCGTGGTTGGCGAGGAAGTTCGTCTGTCGCCGGCGCTGATCCAGCCCATCGCTTCGGATGACGTCGCTGCTGCGCTCACCGATGTGGCCCTGGCAGCCCCCCTGAACGCCACCGCAGAAGTTGCCGGCCCCGAGGCTCTGCCGCTGGACGAGCTGGTGCGGCGTTTTTTCCGCGCCACCCACGACACCCGCAAGGTGGTGCCAGACGTGCACGCGCGCTACTTCGGCGACGTGCTCGACGACCAGTCGCTGACCCCCGGCAGCCATCCGCGCCTGGGCGCGCTGCGCTTCGAGGACTGGCTGGCGCAATCTACCGCCCAGGCACCGCGCTGA
- a CDS encoding OsmC domain/YcaO domain-containing protein, translated as MEIKVNFLDNLRLEAKFDDFTVVADQPIRYKGDGSAPGPFDYFLASSALCAAYFVKLYCQTRDIPTDNIRLSQNNIVDPENRYKQIFKIQVELPADISEKDRQGILRSIDRCTVKKVVQTGPDFVIEEVENLDANAQALLMLDPASDTSTYIAGKDLPLEQTIANMSAILAGLGMKIEIASWRNIVPNVWSLHIRDAQSPMCFTNGKGATKEGALASALGEFIERLNCNFFYNDQFWGEDIATAEFVHYPDERWFKPGRKDALPAEILDEYCRKIYNPDGELCGSHLYDTNSGNIERGICSLPFVRQSDGEVVYFPSNLIENLYLSNGMSAGNTLAEAQVQCLSEIFERAVKREILEGELALPDVPQAVLAKYPAILAGIQGLEEQGFPVLVKDASLGGAFPVMCVTLMNPRTGGVFASFGAHPSFEVALERSLTELLQGRSFEGLNDLPQPTFESHAVTEPNNFVEHFIDSSGVVSWRFFSAKADFEFVEWDFSAEGEHANAEEAAALFGILQDMGKEVYMAVYEHLGATACRILVPDYSEIYPVDDLIWDNTNKALFFREDILNLHRLDDEQLQALVERLEESELDDYTDITTLIGIEFDDNTAWGQLTILELKLLIHLALQQFEPAKELVETFLQFNDNTVERGLFYQAVNVVLEVALDDELELADYEVNFRRMFGNPRMDAVLGSVDGSVRFYGLTPTSMKLEGLERHQRLVDSYKKLHAARAKVANLSR; from the coding sequence ATGGAAATCAAGGTTAACTTTCTCGACAACCTTCGACTTGAAGCCAAGTTCGATGACTTCACGGTGGTGGCCGACCAACCTATCCGCTACAAGGGCGATGGCTCGGCGCCAGGCCCGTTCGACTACTTCCTGGCGTCCTCGGCGCTGTGCGCGGCGTACTTCGTCAAGCTGTACTGCCAGACCCGCGATATCCCCACCGATAACATCCGCCTGTCGCAGAACAACATCGTCGACCCGGAGAACCGCTACAAGCAGATCTTCAAGATCCAGGTCGAGCTACCGGCTGATATCAGCGAGAAGGACCGCCAGGGCATCCTGCGCTCCATCGACCGTTGCACGGTGAAGAAGGTGGTGCAGACCGGCCCCGATTTTGTCATCGAAGAGGTGGAAAACCTCGATGCCAACGCCCAGGCCCTGCTGATGCTCGACCCGGCCTCGGACACCAGCACCTACATCGCCGGCAAGGACCTGCCGCTGGAGCAGACCATCGCCAACATGTCGGCGATTCTCGCAGGCCTGGGGATGAAGATCGAGATCGCTTCGTGGCGCAATATCGTGCCCAACGTCTGGTCGCTGCATATCCGCGATGCGCAGTCGCCAATGTGCTTTACCAACGGCAAGGGGGCGACCAAAGAGGGCGCGCTGGCCTCGGCACTGGGCGAATTCATCGAGCGGCTGAACTGCAACTTCTTCTACAACGACCAGTTCTGGGGCGAAGACATCGCCACTGCCGAGTTTGTCCACTACCCGGACGAACGCTGGTTCAAGCCTGGGCGCAAAGATGCGCTGCCGGCGGAGATCCTCGACGAGTACTGCCGCAAGATTTACAACCCCGATGGCGAGTTGTGTGGCTCGCACCTGTACGACACCAACTCGGGCAATATCGAGCGTGGTATCTGCTCGCTGCCGTTCGTGCGCCAGTCCGATGGCGAGGTGGTGTATTTCCCCTCCAACCTGATTGAAAATCTCTACCTGAGCAACGGCATGAGCGCCGGCAACACTCTGGCTGAAGCCCAGGTGCAGTGCCTGTCGGAGATTTTCGAGCGGGCGGTGAAGCGCGAGATTCTCGAGGGCGAACTGGCCCTGCCGGATGTGCCGCAGGCAGTGCTGGCCAAGTACCCGGCCATTCTAGCCGGTATCCAGGGCCTGGAAGAGCAGGGCTTCCCGGTGCTGGTCAAGGACGCCTCGCTGGGCGGTGCCTTCCCGGTAATGTGCGTGACCTTGATGAACCCGCGCACGGGTGGCGTGTTCGCCTCGTTCGGCGCGCACCCAAGTTTTGAAGTGGCGTTGGAACGCAGCCTCACCGAATTGCTCCAGGGCCGCAGTTTCGAAGGCCTGAACGACCTGCCGCAGCCAACCTTTGAAAGCCACGCGGTGACCGAACCGAACAACTTTGTCGAGCACTTCATCGACTCCAGCGGCGTGGTGTCGTGGCGCTTCTTCAGTGCCAAGGCAGACTTCGAGTTCGTCGAGTGGGACTTCAGCGCCGAGGGCGAACACGCCAACGCCGAAGAAGCCGCAGCGCTGTTCGGCATTCTCCAGGACATGGGCAAAGAAGTGTACATGGCGGTGTACGAGCACCTGGGCGCCACGGCATGCCGCATCCTGGTACCGGATTACTCGGAAATCTACCCGGTGGATGACCTGATCTGGGACAACACCAACAAAGCACTGTTCTTCCGTGAAGACATCCTCAACCTGCACCGCCTGGATGATGAGCAACTGCAGGCGCTGGTCGAGCGCCTGGAAGAAAGCGAGCTGGATGACTACACCGACATCACCACCCTGATCGGCATCGAGTTTGACGACAACACTGCCTGGGGCCAGCTGACCATCCTCGAATTGAAGCTGCTGATTCACCTTGCCCTGCAGCAATTCGAGCCTGCCAAAGAGCTGGTCGAAACCTTCCTGCAGTTCAACGACAACACCGTTGAGCGCGGCCTGTTCTATCAGGCGGTGAATGTGGTGCTCGAAGTGGCGCTGGACGATGAGCTGGAACTGGCCGATTACGAGGTCAACTTCCGCCGCATGTTCGGCAACCCGCGCATGGACGCGGTGCTTGGTTCGGTGGACGGCAGCGTACGTTTCTACGGCCTGACCCCGACCAGCATGAAGCTCGAGGGCCTCGAGCGTCACCAGCGCCTGGTCGACAGCTACAAAAAACTGCACGCGGCGCGGGCCAAGGTGGCCAACCTGTCTCGGTAA
- the nfsB gene encoding oxygen-insensitive NAD(P)H nitroreductase: MDLVSLAQHRYTTKAFDATRKVPAATLQALLEQLRNSPSSVNSQPWHFVIAQTDQDRARIAKGTENGFAYNQAKILNASHVIVFCTRTHMPEEHLQAVLAQEACDGRFHTDQARAGQDGSRRGYVDLHRFEQKDLQHWMEKQTYLALGTLLLGAASLGVDATPMEGFDSKVLDAELGLRERGFTSLVLVSLGYRSSEDFNAGLPKSRLPAQSLFTFL, encoded by the coding sequence ATGGATCTCGTCAGCCTGGCTCAACACCGCTACACCACCAAGGCCTTCGATGCCACCCGCAAAGTACCGGCCGCCACGCTGCAGGCCTTGCTTGAGCAACTGCGCAACAGCCCGTCCTCGGTGAACTCGCAGCCCTGGCATTTCGTCATCGCCCAGACCGACCAGGACCGCGCGCGCATCGCCAAGGGCACCGAGAACGGCTTTGCCTACAACCAGGCGAAAATCCTCAATGCCTCCCACGTCATTGTCTTTTGCACGCGGACCCACATGCCTGAGGAGCACTTGCAGGCGGTGCTGGCCCAGGAGGCTTGCGACGGACGTTTTCATACCGACCAGGCCAGGGCCGGGCAAGATGGCAGCCGACGTGGCTACGTCGATCTGCACCGCTTTGAACAGAAAGACTTGCAGCACTGGATGGAGAAGCAGACCTACCTGGCGCTGGGGACGCTGTTGCTCGGGGCGGCCTCGCTTGGCGTTGATGCCACGCCCATGGAAGGTTTTGACAGCAAGGTGCTGGATGCCGAACTGGGCTTACGTGAGCGGGGTTTCACCAGCCTGGTGCTGGTCAGCCTCGGCTACCGCAGCAGCGAAGACTTCAACGCCGGCCTGCCCAAGTCGAGGTTGCCGGCGCAGTCACTGTTTACCTTTCTGTAA
- a CDS encoding class I SAM-dependent methyltransferase, whose amino-acid sequence MSTPLDMNALKARQQAAWASGDYAVIGTTLQLVGERLAEACDLRWDEQVLDVAAGNGNATLAAARRGCQVTSTDYVGELLKRGEERARAERLSNVVFQVADVEALPFQDGVFDAVVSTFGVMFAPDQAQAARELGRVCRPDGRIGLANWTPQGFVGQMFKTLGRHVPPPAGALPPSRWGDEEQLHILFGDAIGSIKVTREHFNFRYRSAAHFIEVFRTWYGPVHKAFASLDGDKASALESDLSQLLNDSNVAQGSALVVPSEYLEVVITRR is encoded by the coding sequence ATGAGCACACCTCTGGATATGAATGCCTTGAAGGCCCGCCAGCAGGCGGCCTGGGCCAGTGGCGATTACGCGGTGATTGGCACCACCTTGCAGCTGGTTGGCGAACGCCTGGCCGAAGCCTGCGACTTGCGCTGGGATGAACAGGTGCTGGATGTCGCCGCGGGCAATGGCAACGCCACTCTGGCCGCCGCCAGGCGTGGCTGCCAGGTCACCTCCACTGATTATGTGGGCGAGTTGCTCAAGCGCGGCGAAGAGCGCGCCCGGGCAGAACGTCTGAGCAATGTAGTGTTTCAAGTCGCCGATGTTGAAGCCTTGCCGTTCCAGGATGGCGTGTTCGACGCGGTGGTCTCGACCTTCGGCGTGATGTTCGCCCCCGATCAGGCCCAGGCGGCCAGGGAGCTGGGGCGTGTGTGCCGCCCGGACGGCCGCATCGGCCTGGCAAACTGGACCCCGCAAGGTTTTGTCGGGCAAATGTTCAAGACCCTCGGCCGCCACGTCCCGCCACCGGCCGGTGCGTTACCGCCGTCGCGTTGGGGGGATGAGGAGCAGTTGCACATTCTGTTTGGCGACGCTATCGGCTCGATCAAGGTAACGCGCGAGCATTTCAACTTCCGCTATCGCTCGGCGGCGCATTTCATCGAGGTGTTCAGGACCTGGTATGGGCCAGTGCACAAGGCGTTCGCGTCGTTGGACGGCGACAAGGCCAGTGCCCTGGAAAGCGATCTGAGCCAACTGTTGAACGACAGCAATGTGGCGCAAGGTTCAGCGCTGGTGGTGCCCAGCGAGTACCTGGAAGTCGTCATCACTCGACGCTGA
- a CDS encoding MFS transporter, translated as MDQATDQSLPTSCYAVLAAICLAALVLPLSFTGGAVATPAIGKAFNAEPSSLTWITNAFMLSFGSLLMAAGTLSDIYGRKRLFTGGLLLFVIVSLLLSIAPGIVCLDALRAVQGIAAAAALASGSAALAQAFEGHARTRAFSLLGSTFGLGLAFGPLLSGLLIEQFGWRSIFITTAVLASLSLLVARSHMRESKVIDAQAPDLPGIVSFSTLLVLFTSAIIFAPQYGWTSPLILALLAGALLSALALVKVELRSRQPMLELSLLKHPRFLGVQILPIGTCYCYIVLIVLLPLRLIGVEGLTALHSGLLMLALSAPMLGVPMLAAWLTRWVSVGRLCAAGFLLAAAGLYALARVDSDDHLHGVLAMLLIGVGTGLPWGLMDGLAVSLVPKEQAGMAAGIFNTSRVAGEGVALAITFALLSALIGNNLSQALPHADYSELAQRLAMGDLSQRQGLDPLLLKTAYRQGFSTLLLILSAFTVLSAGATLLLLLTPNTAHPSPVPRRSERH; from the coding sequence ATGGACCAGGCTACCGATCAGTCCCTACCAACAAGTTGTTACGCAGTGCTGGCGGCCATCTGCCTGGCCGCCCTGGTACTGCCACTGAGCTTCACCGGCGGCGCCGTCGCGACGCCCGCCATTGGCAAGGCCTTCAATGCCGAGCCGTCGAGCCTGACGTGGATCACCAACGCCTTCATGCTCAGTTTCGGCAGCCTGCTGATGGCTGCGGGTACCCTGTCTGACATTTATGGACGTAAACGCCTGTTCACTGGCGGCCTGCTGCTGTTCGTCATCGTCAGCCTGCTGCTGTCGATCGCCCCCGGCATCGTGTGCCTTGATGCGCTGCGTGCAGTGCAGGGCATCGCAGCCGCTGCCGCCCTGGCAAGCGGATCGGCGGCCCTGGCCCAGGCGTTCGAAGGCCATGCCAGAACCCGCGCCTTCAGCCTGCTAGGCAGCACCTTCGGCCTTGGCCTGGCGTTCGGACCACTGCTCAGCGGCCTGCTGATCGAGCAGTTCGGCTGGCGCTCGATTTTCATCACCACCGCCGTACTCGCCAGTCTCTCGCTGCTGGTTGCACGGTCGCACATGCGCGAAAGCAAAGTAATCGACGCCCAAGCACCGGACCTGCCTGGCATCGTCAGCTTCTCGACCCTGCTTGTGCTGTTCACCAGCGCCATCATCTTCGCGCCACAGTACGGCTGGACTTCGCCACTGATCCTGGCATTGCTGGCAGGTGCGTTACTGAGTGCGCTGGCGCTGGTGAAGGTTGAACTGCGCAGCCGGCAGCCGATGCTTGAACTGAGCCTGCTCAAACACCCCCGTTTCCTAGGTGTGCAGATCCTGCCCATTGGCACCTGCTACTGCTACATCGTGCTGATCGTGTTGCTGCCGTTGCGCCTGATCGGCGTGGAAGGTCTCACTGCGCTGCACAGCGGCCTGCTGATGCTGGCGCTGTCTGCACCGATGCTGGGAGTGCCGATGCTGGCCGCCTGGCTGACACGCTGGGTCAGCGTCGGCAGGCTCTGCGCCGCCGGCTTCCTGCTGGCCGCCGCTGGCCTGTATGCCTTGGCCCGGGTCGACAGCGACGATCATCTGCACGGGGTGCTGGCCATGCTGCTGATCGGTGTCGGCACAGGCTTGCCATGGGGCCTGATGGACGGGCTGGCAGTCAGCCTGGTGCCCAAAGAGCAAGCCGGCATGGCCGCCGGTATTTTCAACACCTCCCGGGTGGCCGGCGAAGGCGTGGCACTGGCAATCACCTTCGCCCTGCTCAGCGCCCTGATCGGCAACAACTTGTCCCAAGCCCTGCCTCATGCCGACTACAGCGAACTGGCACAGCGCCTGGCGATGGGCGACCTCAGCCAACGCCAGGGGCTCGACCCGCTGCTGTTGAAGACAGCCTATCGGCAAGGGTTCAGTACCCTGCTGCTGATACTCAGCGCTTTCACGGTACTGTCGGCTGGCGCGACGCTGTTGCTCCTGCTCACACCGAACACCGCTCACCCATCACCAGTACCGAGGCGCAGTGAACGCCACTAG
- a CDS encoding winged helix-turn-helix domain-containing tetratricopeptide repeat protein, producing MQFVFEDYLLDQQRRQLTLRGQVVAIGPQVFDLLLLLVSNHERVLSKDELLQVVWSGRIVSESTITSHINAVRKAIGDTGEQQRLVRTVPRKGYRFSGVVSRSTEPADEPAASAEVVPAPAALKLPDKPSITVLPFQNLSGDPEQDYFADGMVEDIIAALSRLRWLFVIARNTSFTYKGRAVDVQGIGRELGVRYVLEGSVRKAGNKVRITGQLIDASSGTHLWAERFEGLLDDIFDLQDRIAQSVVGAIAPQLERAEIERAKRKPTDSLDAYDYYLRGTAKLHNGTREAIDQALALFYQAIELDPEFASAYGMAAWCHFWRKLNGWMSDRPQEIAEGTRLARLAVVLGRDDAVALTRGGHALAHLAGDVDGGIALLDRARLLNPNLAPAWYLGGVLRALRGETEAAIDNLNHAVRLSPLDPEMFRMQVGMALAHFFAGRFDLAASWAEKALGNLPSLLPAAALLAASYAHAGRQDKVEGAMQRLRLMDPTLRVSRLKEWLPIQQGEDFERFAQGLRLAGLPE from the coding sequence GTGCAATTCGTGTTTGAAGACTATCTGCTCGACCAGCAGCGCCGGCAACTGACCCTGCGTGGTCAGGTCGTTGCCATCGGCCCACAGGTGTTCGACCTGTTGCTGTTGTTGGTCAGCAACCACGAACGGGTGCTCAGCAAGGACGAGCTGCTGCAGGTGGTCTGGAGCGGGCGGATTGTTTCCGAGTCGACCATCACCAGCCATATCAACGCCGTGCGCAAAGCCATCGGCGACACCGGCGAGCAGCAACGCCTGGTGCGCACCGTGCCGCGCAAGGGCTACCGCTTCTCAGGTGTGGTCAGCCGCAGTACAGAGCCGGCTGATGAGCCTGCAGCCTCAGCCGAAGTCGTACCGGCCCCCGCCGCACTGAAGCTGCCGGACAAACCGTCCATCACTGTGCTGCCGTTCCAGAACCTCAGTGGCGACCCTGAGCAGGACTATTTCGCCGACGGCATGGTCGAGGACATCATCGCCGCCTTGTCGCGCCTGCGCTGGCTGTTCGTCATCGCCCGCAACACCAGCTTTACCTACAAGGGCAGGGCGGTGGACGTGCAGGGCATTGGCCGGGAACTGGGGGTGCGCTACGTGCTTGAAGGCAGCGTGCGCAAGGCTGGCAACAAGGTGCGCATCACCGGCCAGTTGATCGATGCCAGCAGTGGTACCCACCTGTGGGCCGAGCGCTTCGAGGGCCTGCTCGACGACATTTTCGACCTGCAGGACCGTATTGCCCAAAGTGTGGTCGGCGCCATTGCCCCACAACTGGAACGGGCCGAAATCGAGCGGGCCAAACGCAAGCCCACCGACAGCCTCGATGCCTACGATTACTACCTGCGCGGCACGGCCAAACTGCATAACGGTACCCGCGAAGCCATCGACCAGGCCCTGGCGCTGTTCTACCAGGCAATCGAACTGGATCCGGAATTCGCCTCGGCCTACGGCATGGCCGCCTGGTGCCATTTCTGGCGCAAGCTCAACGGCTGGATGAGCGACCGCCCGCAGGAAATCGCCGAAGGTACGCGGTTGGCACGCCTGGCCGTGGTGCTCGGCCGCGACGACGCCGTGGCCCTGACCCGTGGTGGCCATGCCCTGGCGCACCTAGCGGGCGATGTCGATGGCGGCATCGCCTTGCTCGACCGCGCCCGGCTGCTCAACCCCAACCTGGCACCGGCCTGGTACCTGGGCGGTGTGTTGCGGGCCCTGCGCGGCGAGACCGAGGCCGCCATCGACAACCTTAACCATGCCGTACGCCTGAGCCCGCTGGACCCGGAGATGTTTCGCATGCAGGTGGGCATGGCCCTGGCGCACTTTTTTGCCGGACGCTTCGACCTTGCCGCCAGTTGGGCCGAAAAAGCCCTGGGCAACCTGCCCAGCCTGCTGCCGGCTGCGGCCTTGCTGGCGGCCAGCTACGCCCATGCCGGCCGGCAGGACAAAGTCGAGGGGGCAATGCAGCGCCTGCGGCTCATGGACCCGACACTGCGGGTGTCGCGGCTCAAGGAGTGGCTGCCGATCCAGCAGGGCGAAGATTTCGAGCGATTTGCCCAAGGGCTGCGCCTGGCGGGTTTGCCCGAGTAA
- a CDS encoding YncE family protein, whose translation MYIDVPRRLVFFDKHDNIRPARLSQYHPDSGAVSYPLGPLADDSVSDISADGRRMALQGVDWLVVRGASRSRLSFIQDGAPLQATDRFLSYWTRFDPSARYALVSVGNGKKRPVVIDLNSGECSEPIARDADARFGSIDPVQGKLWAPDERASNSVLVVDCASGEISKVALPLEAKVKNLRFSRDGQYLFVVGENHRLLCCDRDGAVRWARDMSEIGQTGAGKIFFNESGSHLCLPLSSTQRSDWGEDIIIAAGSGRIENTVVRQKGPPARLAADWFGDRLLTHRLEVVDFFTGAVIDTIHL comes from the coding sequence ATGTACATTGATGTACCGCGCCGCCTGGTGTTCTTCGACAAACACGACAATATCCGCCCGGCCCGCCTGAGCCAATACCATCCGGACAGCGGCGCCGTTAGCTACCCTCTTGGCCCGCTGGCCGACGATAGTGTCAGCGACATCAGCGCCGATGGTCGACGCATGGCCTTGCAAGGGGTCGACTGGCTGGTGGTGCGCGGCGCCAGTCGCTCGCGCTTGAGTTTCATCCAGGATGGTGCGCCGCTGCAGGCAACCGACAGGTTCCTGTCGTACTGGACGCGTTTCGACCCCAGCGCCCGGTATGCGCTGGTCAGTGTCGGCAACGGTAAAAAACGCCCCGTGGTCATCGACCTGAACAGCGGCGAATGCAGCGAGCCTATCGCTCGCGACGCCGACGCCAGGTTCGGCAGCATCGACCCCGTGCAGGGCAAGCTCTGGGCCCCCGATGAGCGCGCCAGCAACAGCGTACTGGTGGTTGACTGCGCCAGCGGTGAGATCAGCAAGGTGGCGTTGCCGCTGGAGGCCAAGGTGAAAAACCTGCGATTTTCCCGTGATGGCCAGTACCTGTTCGTCGTCGGCGAAAACCACCGCCTGCTTTGCTGCGACCGCGACGGCGCGGTGCGCTGGGCCAGGGATATGAGTGAAATTGGCCAGACCGGCGCCGGGAAAATCTTCTTCAATGAGTCTGGCAGCCACCTGTGCCTGCCCCTCTCATCAACCCAGCGCTCTGACTGGGGCGAAGACATCATCATTGCGGCGGGCAGCGGCCGGATCGAAAACACCGTGGTCCGGCAAAAGGGACCACCTGCCCGGCTTGCGGCCGACTGGTTTGGCGATCGGTTGTTGACCCATCGCCTGGAGGTCGTGGACTTCTTTACCGGCGCAGTCATCGACACGATACATCTGTAG
- a CDS encoding LysR family transcriptional regulator yields the protein MIRIDDLGMFVRSAALGSFTAAALEADLLPGQVAAAIKRLERELDVRLFARTTRSLRLTAQGEQYLPTAVSVLQTLEQGRDSLRGDNAPLQGVLQVAAPSDLGRNILLPWLSAFRREHPQLNLRLFLSDQIADLFRDPVDIAIRYGLNAEANYVALPLAPWNRRVLVASPAYLERHGRPSTPKDLLAHACLLYLQHGRVYDKWRVGSQTLQVSGPLFSDDAEVARRWAIEGEGIAFKSWLDVSADVLAGRLELVLPDCPGEVLPLSLVCPHRKQLSPAVSQLHAWLVEQFRALQPM from the coding sequence ATGATCCGTATTGATGATCTGGGGATGTTTGTCCGCAGCGCCGCCCTGGGCAGTTTCACCGCCGCAGCGCTTGAGGCCGACCTGCTCCCGGGCCAGGTGGCAGCCGCGATCAAGCGCCTTGAGCGCGAACTCGACGTGCGCCTGTTTGCCCGCACCACCCGCAGCCTGCGCCTGACAGCGCAAGGTGAGCAGTACCTGCCGACCGCCGTGTCGGTGCTGCAAACCCTCGAGCAAGGGCGCGACAGCCTGCGCGGTGACAACGCACCGCTGCAAGGCGTGCTGCAGGTCGCCGCGCCCTCGGACCTTGGGCGCAATATTCTGCTGCCCTGGCTCTCGGCGTTTCGACGCGAACACCCGCAACTGAATCTGCGTCTGTTTCTCTCTGACCAGATTGCCGACCTGTTTCGCGACCCGGTGGACATCGCCATCCGCTACGGGCTCAATGCCGAGGCCAACTATGTGGCGCTGCCGCTGGCACCGTGGAATCGGCGGGTGCTGGTGGCCTCGCCGGCTTACCTTGAACGCCATGGCCGCCCATCGACCCCGAAGGACCTGCTCGCCCACGCCTGTTTGCTGTACCTGCAGCACGGCCGCGTCTACGACAAGTGGCGAGTGGGCTCACAGACCCTTCAGGTTTCGGGCCCGTTGTTCAGCGATGATGCCGAGGTCGCCCGTCGCTGGGCGATCGAGGGCGAAGGTATCGCTTTCAAGTCCTGGCTGGATGTCAGTGCCGACGTGCTGGCCGGGCGTCTTGAGCTGGTGCTGCCCGACTGTCCTGGCGAGGTGTTGCCCTTGAGCCTGGTCTGCCCGCATCGTAAACAGCTCTCGCCGGCGGTGTCGCAGCTGCATGCCTGGCTCGTCGAGCAGTTCAGGGCGTTGCAGCCGATGTGA